TCGATAGCCGTGACAGACCATACTGGTACATTGGCGCCCGCAAGCGATGTTGTTATGAATGCATCACGGATCCAGGATATTCCGGCCCTTCTAACCTATGCCAGGCAGATACATCGTGTTGTGTGGGCCACCTTCGTGTTTTCACTCGCGTACAACGTCCTTGGCATCGGACTGGCCGTCATTGGACGTCTCACACCGGTTATGGCGGCCATCATGATGCCCGCAAGCTCACTGATTGTAATTGCGATGAGTGTGGCTGGCGCTCACTACTATGCACGGAACCACGTATGGCAGTAATTGTAATTCTGTTCTTCTGCAGCTTGCTCGTTGCCGGTGGCTTTTTAGTAGCGTTTATTTTGGCCACACGTCGCGGACAGTACGACGACGTAGTAACCCCGCCACATCGGATTATGGATGATGAGTAGGGAAGCTGGGCAGTCTTGTGTCCCAGCGTCGGCCTTGGCGACACTTTTGTTGTTTTTGTCTTCAACACCATTTCTGCTGACCCGTGTACATCGTTATCTTTACGCAGCGATTGTAGCTAGTACACACATTACACACACCAAAATCCGGTAATTATCTGAAGGCGACCTTTATGGCCGATAGCACCTTTGCAGGTAGAACTGAAACAGTCCACTATGATAATGCCATTGTGCGTGCATTTGCGCTGGCAACCCTGGTATGGGGTATCGTTGGATTCCTGGTAGGGCTTATTGTAGCAATCAAACTCTTTGTTCCCGAATTCCTTGGCGGGTTTGACTATTTATCCTTTGGACGACTTCGTCCGTTGCATACCAATGCAGTTGTTTTTGCCTTCGCAGGCAATGCAATTTTCCTGGGTGTGTACTATTCCTTGCAGCGGCTTTGCCGAAGCAGAATGTACAGCGACATTCTCAGTAAAATTCATTTCTGGGGCTGGCAGCTTATCATCGTCAGTGCGGCAATTACACTGCCCCTGGGGATAACGACAAGTAAGGAGTATGCAGAGCTGGAATGGCCGATTGATATTGCAATCACACTTATTTGGGTTGTGTTTGGCTGGAATATGATCGGGACCATACTGAACCGTAAGGACAAGCATATCTACGTTGCAATCTGGTTCTATCTGGCCACCTTTATCACTGTTGCTGTTCTGCACATTGTGAACAGTTTTGAAATTCCTGTCCACCTGTTAAAAAGTTATAGTATGTATGCAGGTGTTCAGGATGCACTTGTTCAGTGGTGGTACGGACATAACGCCGTTGCGTTTTTTCTGACCACACCGTTTCTTGGCATCATGTACTACTTTGTACCCAAGGCAGCGGAGCGCCCGGTCTTTTCATACCGTCTGTCAATTGTACACTTCTGGGCCCTGGTTTTTATGTACATCTGGGCGGGACCGCACCACCTGCTCTACACGGCATTGCCGGGCTGGGCGCAAAGCCTGGGTGTTGTTTTCAGTCTGATGCTGATAGCACCATCATGGGGTGGTATGGTAAACGGACTTCTTACGTTGCGTGGCGCCTGGGATAAGGTCCGTACGGATCCGGTTCTGAAATTTATGGTTGTGGGTATTACAGCGTACGGCATGAGCACGTTTGAAGGACCAATGCTGAGCTTAAAGAACATCAATGCGATAGCTCACTATACCGACTACATCATTGGTCACGTACACCTGGGTGCCTTGCTCTGGAATGGCGGTTTAGCCTTTGCCATGCTGTATTACATCATACCCCGCATTTATCGCACGAAGCTGTACA
This is a stretch of genomic DNA from Ignavibacteria bacterium. It encodes these proteins:
- the ccoS gene encoding cbb3-type cytochrome oxidase assembly protein CcoS; this translates as MAVIVILFFCSLLVAGGFLVAFILATRRGQYDDVVTPPHRIMDDE
- the ccoN gene encoding cytochrome-c oxidase, cbb3-type subunit I, with translation MADSTFAGRTETVHYDNAIVRAFALATLVWGIVGFLVGLIVAIKLFVPEFLGGFDYLSFGRLRPLHTNAVVFAFAGNAIFLGVYYSLQRLCRSRMYSDILSKIHFWGWQLIIVSAAITLPLGITTSKEYAELEWPIDIAITLIWVVFGWNMIGTILNRKDKHIYVAIWFYLATFITVAVLHIVNSFEIPVHLLKSYSMYAGVQDALVQWWYGHNAVAFFLTTPFLGIMYYFVPKAAERPVFSYRLSIVHFWALVFMYIWAGPHHLLYTALPGWAQSLGVVFSLMLIAPSWGGMVNGLLTLRGAWDKVRTDPVLKFMVVGITAYGMSTFEGPMLSLKNINAIAHYTDYIIGHVHLGALLWNGGLAFAMLYYIIPRIYRTKLYSLSLANMHFWLMTLGVVIYVIPLYWGGITQSLMWAQFLPDGSLQYPNFLETVTQIIPMYVLRAIGGTLYIVGAIICVWNLHKTARSGKLIVNEEAQVVNRRTAHEGSTAKEGWHRWLEGRPVRFSVYTLIAVAIGGIVEFIPTFLVKSNIPTIASVKPYTPLELEGRDIYVREGCYTCHSQMVRPFRSETERYGQYSMAGEFIYDYPFQWGSKRTGPDLHRVGGKYPDAWHWKHMHEPQSTSPGSIMPGYPWMYTTNLDISHTEGKIITMQRLGVPYPPGFEKQAVANLQQQAGEVAGRLSQAGIKGVDANKEIIALIAYLQRLGTDIRKEVEQP